A single window of Achromobacter xylosoxidans DNA harbors:
- a CDS encoding helicase HerA-like C-terminal domain-containing protein: MPNPIVIAKNAQTELALLPALANRHGCITGATGTGKTVTLQVLAESFSRIGTPVFMADVKGDLTGISQAGVASPKLQERLKNLGLSEPAWGASPVTLWDVFGEQGTPVRATITDMGPLLLARILELNDTQEGVLTLVFKVADDEGQLLLDLKDLRAMLQNVADRAAELKTRYGNVSAASVGAIQRSLLALESQGAEKFFGEPMLDVADLMRTDAQGRGIVNVLAADKLMQAPRLYAIFLLWLLADLYEKLPEVGDPDQPKLVFFFDEAHLLFNDAPPALLNKIEQVVRLVRSKGVGVYFVTQNPLDIPDTVLGQLGNRVQHALRAFTPRDQKAVKTAAQTMRPNPGLDIEAAITELGVGEALVSLLDAKGRPMPTERAWIVPPASRIGPATDAERQALRQGSPMSAKYDKAIDRESAYEVLAGRAAAPADQAPGKAAPTPTAGGAPAEKQGGGLMDSLNDVLFGSTGPRGGKRDGVVQTFAKSTARSIATQLARGILGSLLGSKSRR; encoded by the coding sequence ATGCCCAACCCCATCGTCATCGCCAAGAACGCCCAGACCGAGCTGGCCCTGTTGCCGGCCCTGGCCAATCGCCACGGCTGTATCACCGGCGCCACGGGGACGGGCAAGACCGTCACCCTGCAGGTGCTGGCCGAGTCCTTTTCCCGCATCGGCACGCCGGTCTTCATGGCCGACGTCAAGGGCGACCTGACCGGCATCTCGCAGGCGGGGGTGGCCAGTCCCAAATTACAGGAACGCCTGAAAAACCTGGGCCTGTCGGAGCCGGCGTGGGGCGCCAGCCCGGTCACGCTGTGGGACGTGTTCGGCGAGCAGGGCACGCCGGTGCGGGCCACCATTACCGACATGGGCCCGCTGTTGCTGGCGCGCATCCTGGAACTGAACGATACCCAGGAAGGGGTGCTGACCCTGGTTTTCAAGGTGGCCGACGACGAAGGCCAGTTGCTGCTGGACCTGAAAGACCTGCGCGCCATGCTGCAGAACGTCGCCGATCGCGCCGCCGAACTGAAGACCCGTTACGGCAATGTGTCGGCGGCCAGCGTCGGCGCGATCCAGCGCAGCCTGCTGGCGCTGGAGTCACAAGGCGCCGAGAAATTCTTCGGCGAACCCATGCTGGACGTGGCCGACCTGATGCGCACCGACGCCCAGGGCCGCGGCATCGTCAACGTGCTGGCCGCCGACAAGCTGATGCAGGCGCCGCGGCTGTACGCGATCTTCCTGCTGTGGCTGCTGGCCGACCTGTACGAGAAGCTGCCCGAAGTGGGCGATCCCGACCAGCCCAAGCTGGTGTTCTTCTTCGACGAAGCGCACTTGCTTTTCAACGACGCGCCGCCCGCGCTGCTGAACAAGATCGAGCAGGTGGTGCGCCTGGTGCGTTCCAAGGGCGTGGGCGTGTATTTCGTCACGCAGAATCCGCTGGACATCCCGGACACGGTGCTGGGCCAGCTGGGCAACCGGGTGCAGCACGCGCTGCGGGCCTTCACGCCGCGCGACCAGAAGGCCGTCAAGACCGCGGCCCAGACCATGCGGCCCAATCCGGGGCTGGATATCGAGGCGGCCATCACTGAACTGGGCGTGGGCGAAGCGCTGGTGTCGCTGCTGGATGCCAAGGGCCGGCCGATGCCGACGGAGCGCGCCTGGATCGTGCCGCCGGCCAGCCGCATCGGGCCGGCCACCGACGCCGAGCGCCAGGCCTTGCGCCAGGGCAGTCCCATGTCGGCCAAATATGACAAGGCCATCGACCGCGAATCCGCCTACGAAGTGCTGGCCGGACGCGCCGCGGCGCCAGCCGATCAGGCGCCCGGGAAGGCCGCGCCCACGCCAACGGCGGGGGGCGCGCCGGCCGAGAAGCAGGGCGGTGGTCTCATGGACAGCCTGAATGACGTGCTGTTCGGCTCGACCGGACCGCGTGGCGGCAAACGCGACGGCGTGGTGCAGACCTTCGCCAAGAGCACGGCCCGTTCGATCGCGACGCAATTGGCCCGGGGCATCCTGGGGTCGCTGCTGGGATCCAAATCCCGCCGCTGA
- a CDS encoding tartrate dehydrogenase has product MVAKHKIAVLPGDGIGKEVVPEGLKVLEAAATRFGIDFQWDHFDWSCDYYAKHGKMMPDDWQQQIGQHEAIFFGAIGWPATVPDHEALWGSLFKFRREFDQYINLRPVRLMPGVPSPLADRKPGEIDFFIVRENTEGEYSNSGGVLFGGTEREVVIQESVFTRVGAERVLKFAFELARKRGKHLTAATKSNGISISMPWWDQRVAYMAGNFPDVRWDKYHIDILCAHFVQHPDWFDVVVASNLFGDILSDLGPACTGTIGIAPSANLNPERKFPSLFEPVHGSAPDIYGKGIANPIGQIWSGALMLDFLGYPDASAAVVRAIETVLADGPRTRDMKGSASTAEVGDAIASLIPTA; this is encoded by the coding sequence GTGGTGGCAAAACACAAGATTGCAGTACTTCCAGGAGATGGCATTGGCAAGGAGGTCGTGCCGGAAGGCTTGAAGGTGCTTGAGGCCGCCGCGACGCGCTTCGGCATCGATTTCCAGTGGGATCATTTCGACTGGAGCTGCGACTATTACGCCAAGCACGGCAAGATGATGCCGGACGACTGGCAGCAGCAGATCGGCCAGCACGAGGCGATTTTCTTCGGCGCCATCGGCTGGCCCGCCACCGTGCCCGATCATGAAGCGCTCTGGGGCTCGCTGTTCAAGTTCCGTCGCGAATTCGACCAGTACATCAATCTGCGCCCGGTGCGCCTGATGCCCGGGGTGCCGTCGCCGCTGGCCGATCGCAAGCCGGGCGAGATCGATTTCTTCATCGTCCGTGAGAACACCGAAGGCGAGTATTCGAACAGCGGTGGCGTACTGTTCGGCGGCACCGAGCGCGAGGTGGTCATCCAGGAAAGCGTGTTCACCCGCGTCGGCGCCGAGCGGGTCCTGAAATTCGCCTTCGAACTGGCCCGCAAGCGCGGCAAGCACTTGACCGCGGCAACCAAGTCCAATGGCATTTCGATCTCGATGCCGTGGTGGGACCAACGCGTGGCCTACATGGCCGGGAACTTCCCCGACGTCCGCTGGGACAAATATCACATCGACATTCTGTGCGCGCATTTCGTGCAGCATCCTGACTGGTTCGACGTGGTCGTGGCTTCCAATCTTTTCGGCGATATCCTGTCCGATCTCGGCCCGGCTTGCACCGGCACGATCGGCATCGCCCCGTCGGCCAACCTGAATCCCGAGCGCAAGTTTCCGTCGTTGTTCGAACCGGTGCATGGATCCGCGCCCGACATCTACGGCAAGGGCATCGCCAACCCGATCGGCCAGATCTGGAGCGGCGCGCTGATGCTGGATTTCCTGGGTTATCCGGACGCATCGGCGGCGGTGGTTCGCGCCATCGAAACCGTGCTGGCCGATGGCCCGCGCACACGCGACATGAAGGGCAGCGCGTCCACGGCCGAAGTGGGCGACGCCATCGCGTCGCTGATTCCCACGGCGTAG
- a CDS encoding putative glycosyltransferase, with amino-acid sequence MHQPGADNVVDSIAAPPAPVGGSRADRFARKLFRMLRSRTQRHNQHLWPFVRIWRDPAGVICGFRAFGRTFPITPLQQGYDPADAEVHLILSGPSIAQIPYDRLDIRTAMGVNGSIALARKFKLPFKYYCIIDQNFVRDRIDLVREIVACDLTLYVLPEVLRYIMQGIPQDLIRCRICIIELISERAYERSAAPAVLKRMVAASPDLQLLDAKQGLGYSFDASLGVFDADTVAYVALQVLISGGARKVYLHGLDLTLQHGMRFYDEGATPQTSRLVRNFARLIEPSFRFAAQQWRGRGVSVINLSPVSALPPEVIERQDWQALLKN; translated from the coding sequence ATGCATCAGCCAGGGGCCGATAACGTGGTCGATTCGATTGCCGCTCCGCCCGCGCCGGTGGGCGGGAGCCGGGCCGACCGCTTCGCCCGCAAGCTGTTTCGCATGCTTCGCTCGCGCACGCAGCGACACAACCAGCACCTGTGGCCGTTCGTGCGGATCTGGCGCGATCCGGCGGGCGTGATCTGCGGTTTTCGGGCGTTCGGACGCACCTTTCCCATTACCCCGCTGCAGCAGGGCTATGACCCGGCGGATGCAGAGGTGCACCTGATCCTGAGCGGACCCTCCATTGCGCAGATTCCATACGACCGCCTGGATATCCGGACGGCGATGGGCGTCAATGGCTCGATCGCGCTGGCTCGCAAGTTCAAGTTGCCGTTCAAGTACTACTGCATCATCGACCAGAATTTCGTGCGTGATCGCATCGACCTGGTGCGTGAAATCGTCGCTTGCGACCTGACCTTGTATGTGTTGCCGGAAGTCCTGCGCTACATCATGCAGGGCATTCCGCAGGATCTCATCCGTTGCCGCATCTGCATCATCGAGCTGATCTCGGAGCGCGCCTACGAGCGCAGCGCCGCGCCGGCGGTGCTCAAGCGCATGGTGGCGGCATCGCCCGACCTTCAATTGCTGGATGCCAAGCAAGGGTTGGGCTACAGCTTCGACGCGTCGCTGGGTGTGTTCGATGCCGATACGGTGGCCTATGTGGCGTTGCAGGTATTGATCTCGGGCGGAGCGCGCAAGGTCTACTTGCATGGTCTCGACCTGACATTGCAGCACGGCATGCGTTTCTACGATGAGGGCGCCACGCCGCAAACCAGCCGCCTGGTGCGCAACTTCGCCCGCCTGATCGAGCCATCGTTCCGTTTTGCCGCGCAGCAGTGGCGCGGCCGGGGCGTGTCGGTGATCAACCTGTCGCCGGTGAGCGCGTTGCCGCCGGAGGTGATCGAGCGGCAGGATTGGCAGGCGCTTCTCAAGAATTGA
- a CDS encoding DHA2 family efflux MFS transporter permease subunit: MSTTAQPAAGGAPAEPTVLPPGTYPPLEGATRIIGSIALSTAVFMNVLDTSIANVSIPTISGDLGVSSSQGTWVITSFAVANAITVPLTGWLTQRFGQVRLFLISTLLFVLASWLCGFSPSLEALIAFRVLQGAVAGPMIPLSQTLMLASFPKSKAGMALAVWSMTTLVAPVAGPLLGGWISDNYTWPWIFYINVPVGLLAAWISWRIYGNRESLTRKLPIDKLGLVLLVVWVGALQIMLDKGKELDWFASPTIIALAAIAFVAFVFFLIWELTDAHPVVDLRLFKVRNFTVGALTLAVAYGVFFGNVVLLPLWLQSYMGYTATYAGLVTAPVGLLAILLTPMVGKMLATRDPRQIVTVAFLIFALVCFMRAGFNTQTDVRTLMVPTIIQGAAMAAFFVPLTSITLSSIEPWRIPAASGLSNFLRLTAGAFGTSIATTLWENRATLHHAQLTEVAKPGQQAFDQTVNVLQNSVGMSHSQALSTVDRMINSQAFTMSAVDVFYASAVIFLLLTGLVWFARPRSAKAGGGGGAAEAAAGAH, translated from the coding sequence ATGAGCACCACCGCGCAGCCCGCGGCCGGCGGCGCCCCCGCCGAACCCACCGTACTTCCGCCGGGCACCTACCCGCCGCTGGAGGGCGCCACCCGCATCATCGGGTCGATCGCCCTATCCACGGCGGTGTTCATGAACGTGCTGGACACCTCGATCGCGAACGTGTCCATTCCCACGATCTCCGGCGACCTGGGCGTCAGTTCCAGCCAGGGCACCTGGGTCATCACCTCGTTCGCCGTGGCCAACGCCATCACCGTGCCGCTGACCGGCTGGCTGACGCAGCGGTTCGGCCAGGTCCGGCTGTTCCTGATCTCCACGCTGCTGTTCGTGCTGGCCTCGTGGCTGTGCGGCTTCTCGCCCTCGCTCGAAGCGCTGATCGCCTTCCGCGTGCTGCAAGGCGCGGTGGCCGGGCCGATGATCCCGCTGTCGCAAACATTGATGCTTGCCAGCTTTCCCAAATCCAAGGCCGGCATGGCATTGGCGGTTTGGTCCATGACGACACTGGTCGCGCCGGTGGCGGGGCCGCTGCTGGGCGGCTGGATCTCCGACAACTACACCTGGCCGTGGATCTTCTACATCAACGTGCCGGTGGGCCTGCTGGCCGCGTGGATCAGCTGGCGCATCTATGGCAATCGCGAATCGCTGACCCGCAAGCTGCCGATCGACAAACTCGGCCTGGTGCTGCTGGTGGTGTGGGTCGGCGCCTTGCAGATCATGCTCGACAAGGGCAAGGAACTGGATTGGTTCGCCAGTCCCACCATCATTGCGCTGGCGGCGATCGCCTTCGTCGCGTTCGTCTTTTTCCTGATCTGGGAACTGACGGATGCGCATCCGGTGGTGGACCTGCGCCTGTTCAAGGTCCGTAACTTCACGGTGGGCGCGCTGACCCTGGCGGTGGCGTACGGCGTGTTCTTCGGCAATGTGGTGCTGCTGCCCCTGTGGCTGCAGAGCTACATGGGCTACACCGCCACCTATGCCGGTCTGGTGACCGCGCCGGTGGGGCTGCTGGCCATCCTGCTCACACCCATGGTGGGCAAGATGCTGGCCACGCGCGACCCGCGCCAGATCGTCACGGTGGCATTCCTGATCTTTGCGCTGGTCTGCTTCATGCGCGCCGGTTTCAATACGCAGACCGATGTGCGCACGCTGATGGTCCCCACCATCATCCAGGGCGCGGCCATGGCGGCGTTCTTCGTGCCGCTGACCTCGATCACGCTGTCCAGCATCGAACCCTGGCGCATACCCGCGGCCTCCGGCCTGTCGAACTTCCTGCGCCTGACGGCCGGCGCATTCGGCACCTCGATCGCCACCACGTTGTGGGAAAACCGCGCCACCCTGCACCACGCACAGCTGACCGAAGTCGCCAAGCCCGGCCAGCAGGCCTTCGACCAGACCGTGAACGTGCTGCAGAACAGCGTCGGCATGTCGCACTCGCAGGCGCTGAGCACCGTGGACCGGATGATCAACTCGCAGGCCTTCACCATGTCGGCGGTCGACGTCTTCTACGCCTCGGCGGTGATCTTCCTGCTGCTGACCGGACTGGTATGGTTCGCGCGGCCCCGCTCGGCCAAGGCGGGTGGTGGCGGCGGCGCCGCGGAAGCCGCGGCAGGCGCTCACTGA
- a CDS encoding HlyD family efflux transporter periplasmic adaptor subunit → MNAATPTTNPARKRLLLIATGVFLLIAIAYGIWWALFGAHFESTDDAYVHGNLVQITPQVPGTVVAIEADDTETVAAGQPLVRLDPADTQVALQQAEAKLAQTVRQVRTYYVQNDALAADVDLRNADILRAQAELTRAQSDVSRRQQLAKSGGVSGEEILHAEAALKTAQSGLAQARAALAASRAKLATNQALTQGTTVADHPDVRQAVAGLRNAWLAQSRTVLPAPVGGVVARRSAQVGQRVAPGAALMTVVPLDQVWVEANFKEGQLRKMRVGQPVKMVADLYGSSITYHGTVEGLDAGTGSAFALLPAQNATGNWIKVVQRVPVRIKLDPEDLKTHPLRVGLSMDVEVDVGKQEGEALTAATRKEPAWSTRAFEPAHDELDAMIQKIIQANLASDEFTPQADASPVAKAGLARGAK, encoded by the coding sequence ATGAACGCAGCCACTCCCACGACCAATCCCGCCCGCAAACGCCTGCTGCTGATCGCGACCGGCGTTTTCCTCCTCATCGCGATCGCCTACGGCATCTGGTGGGCCCTGTTCGGCGCCCACTTCGAGAGCACCGACGACGCCTACGTGCACGGCAACCTGGTGCAGATCACGCCGCAGGTGCCCGGCACCGTGGTGGCCATCGAGGCCGATGACACCGAGACCGTCGCGGCCGGCCAGCCGCTGGTGCGCCTCGATCCGGCCGACACGCAGGTCGCCCTGCAGCAGGCCGAGGCCAAGCTGGCGCAGACCGTGCGCCAGGTCCGCACCTACTATGTCCAGAACGACGCGCTGGCCGCCGACGTCGACCTGCGCAACGCCGACATCCTGCGCGCCCAGGCCGAACTGACCCGCGCCCAGAGCGACGTCAGCCGCCGCCAGCAGCTGGCCAAGTCGGGCGGCGTCAGCGGCGAGGAAATCCTGCACGCCGAAGCCGCGCTGAAGACCGCGCAATCGGGCCTGGCCCAGGCCCGCGCGGCACTGGCCGCCTCGCGCGCCAAGCTGGCGACCAATCAGGCACTGACCCAGGGCACCACGGTGGCGGACCACCCCGACGTGCGCCAGGCCGTGGCCGGCCTGCGCAACGCCTGGCTGGCGCAATCGCGCACGGTGCTGCCGGCCCCCGTCGGCGGTGTCGTCGCCCGCCGCAGCGCGCAGGTGGGCCAGCGCGTGGCGCCCGGCGCCGCGCTCATGACCGTGGTGCCGCTGGACCAGGTCTGGGTCGAAGCCAATTTCAAGGAAGGCCAGCTGCGCAAGATGCGCGTCGGCCAGCCGGTCAAGATGGTCGCCGACCTGTACGGCAGCTCGATCACCTATCACGGCACTGTCGAGGGCCTGGATGCCGGCACCGGCAGCGCCTTTGCCCTGCTGCCGGCCCAGAACGCCACCGGTAACTGGATCAAGGTGGTGCAGCGCGTGCCCGTGCGCATCAAGCTCGATCCCGAAGACCTGAAAACGCACCCGCTGCGCGTGGGCCTGTCGATGGATGTGGAAGTCGACGTCGGCAAACAGGAAGGCGAAGCGCTGACGGCCGCCACCCGCAAGGAACCGGCCTGGTCGACGCGCGCCTTCGAACCCGCCCATGACGAGCTCGACGCCATGATCCAGAAAATCATCCAGGCCAACCTCGCCTCCGACGAATTCACCCCGCAGGCGGACGCCTCGCCCGTGGCCAAAGCCGGCTTGGCGCGCGGCGCCAAGTAA
- a CDS encoding MarR family winged helix-turn-helix transcriptional regulator, with product MNAPPRPDSSENPIHYRGDTRCMMEENAGYLIKLVANSLNRMLDQEMAPLDLTAMQWRPIAMVSLGRADTPAELARLNGVDTGAMTRTLDRLEAKGLLRRARSQQDRRVVKIELTELGEAKAREIPPNIAHVLNHHLRGFSADEVTQLMHFLRRMIANGSASAPER from the coding sequence ATGAACGCCCCGCCCCGCCCTGATTCCTCCGAAAATCCGATCCATTATCGCGGCGACACGCGCTGCATGATGGAAGAGAACGCCGGCTACCTGATCAAGCTCGTCGCCAACTCCCTGAACCGGATGCTGGACCAGGAAATGGCTCCGCTCGATCTCACCGCCATGCAGTGGCGCCCCATAGCCATGGTCTCCCTGGGCCGTGCCGACACGCCCGCCGAGCTGGCCCGGCTCAATGGGGTGGACACCGGCGCCATGACTCGCACGCTCGACCGGCTCGAGGCCAAGGGCCTGCTGCGCCGCGCCCGCAGCCAGCAAGACCGGCGCGTCGTGAAAATCGAGTTGACCGAACTGGGCGAAGCCAAGGCGCGCGAAATCCCGCCCAATATCGCCCATGTGTTGAACCATCATCTGCGCGGTTTTTCCGCTGACGAAGTCACGCAACTGATGCACTTCCTGCGCCGCATGATCGCCAACGGTTCCGCCTCCGCCCCCGAACGCTGA
- a CDS encoding DMT family transporter, whose product MTRHRALTYIHIAAVLFGLTGVFGELIQASAAVITLGRAVFAVISLGLFARMRRRPLLGALTPAQLFVLVIAGALLAAHWVTFFISVKVGGIAIATLGFASFPAFITLFEGLIFRERVRLAEWLLLGLVTAGLVLVTPSFDLADQGTIGLAWGLLSGLTFALLALSNRRSASGMDPMQVACWQNLVVALVMLPFAVGQLPALPAMDWFWLALLGVFCTGLSHFLFVSSLTRLNARSAGLVIALEPVYAIAFAWILFSQQPTVRMMAGAALIVAAIVWSGLRKTPAPLPESEPGKQS is encoded by the coding sequence ATGACCCGACACCGCGCCCTCACCTACATCCACATCGCCGCCGTCCTGTTCGGCCTGACCGGCGTCTTCGGCGAACTGATCCAGGCCAGCGCGGCGGTCATCACATTGGGCCGGGCGGTCTTCGCGGTCATTTCGCTGGGGCTTTTTGCCCGCATGCGGCGGCGCCCGCTGCTCGGCGCCCTGACGCCGGCCCAGCTGTTCGTGCTGGTGATCGCGGGCGCCCTGCTGGCGGCCCACTGGGTCACCTTCTTCATTTCGGTGAAAGTGGGCGGGATCGCCATCGCCACCTTGGGCTTTGCCAGCTTTCCCGCCTTCATCACGCTGTTCGAGGGTCTGATCTTCCGTGAGCGCGTGCGGCTGGCCGAATGGTTGCTGCTGGGACTGGTCACCGCCGGCCTGGTGCTGGTCACGCCCTCGTTCGATCTCGCCGACCAGGGCACCATCGGCCTGGCCTGGGGCCTGCTGTCGGGCCTGACCTTCGCGCTGCTGGCCCTGAGCAACCGCCGCTCGGCCTCGGGCATGGATCCGATGCAGGTGGCCTGCTGGCAGAACCTGGTGGTGGCGCTGGTGATGCTGCCATTCGCCGTCGGCCAATTGCCCGCCCTGCCCGCCATGGACTGGTTCTGGCTGGCATTGCTGGGCGTGTTCTGCACCGGCCTGTCGCATTTCCTGTTCGTTTCCAGCCTGACGCGCCTGAACGCGCGCAGCGCCGGCCTGGTGATCGCGCTGGAGCCGGTCTACGCCATCGCCTTCGCCTGGATCCTGTTCAGCCAGCAGCCGACCGTGCGCATGATGGCCGGCGCGGCCCTGATCGTGGCCGCCATCGTCTGGTCCGGCCTGCGCAAGACGCCTGCTCCTCTCCCGGAAAGCGAGCCTGGAAAGCAGTCTTGA
- a CDS encoding DMT family transporter — protein MNRIAKLLPVSRPSSRAAGFFMAALGAILFSAKAIVVKFTYRYGIDAVTLIAFRMLFAMPFFAAVAWHQSRLAARGEIVVMTWKERLQVCLLGLLGYYLSSFLDFLGLRYITASLERLILFLSPSLVVLISAFWFKRPVERRQWLAMTLSYAGVVLVFAHDLSFGGSAEVLSGSLFVFGSALSYSVYLICSGELIKRVGPTRLVAYAMLVSCVACIVQFFVIHPASVLVQPMGVYGYSIIHATLNTVVPVFMLMWAVALIGAPTASLLGMLGPVSVLFLASWFLQEPITVWQMAGTALVLAGVFVLMGGGAARPSPAAPGGNAAPR, from the coding sequence ATGAATCGTATTGCCAAGCTTTTGCCGGTCTCCCGTCCCTCCAGCCGCGCGGCCGGGTTCTTCATGGCCGCGCTTGGCGCCATCCTGTTTTCGGCCAAGGCCATCGTCGTCAAGTTCACCTACCGCTACGGCATCGACGCGGTCACCCTCATCGCTTTCCGCATGTTGTTCGCCATGCCGTTTTTCGCGGCCGTGGCCTGGCACCAGTCGCGCCTGGCGGCGCGCGGCGAGATCGTCGTCATGACCTGGAAAGAGCGCCTGCAGGTCTGCCTGCTGGGGTTGCTCGGGTATTACCTGTCCAGTTTCCTGGACTTTCTCGGCCTGCGCTACATCACCGCCAGCCTGGAGCGGCTGATCCTGTTCCTGTCGCCGTCGCTGGTGGTGCTGATTTCGGCGTTCTGGTTCAAGCGCCCGGTCGAGCGCCGCCAGTGGCTGGCAATGACGCTGTCATACGCCGGCGTGGTGCTGGTTTTTGCCCATGACCTCAGCTTCGGCGGCTCCGCCGAGGTGTTGTCAGGGTCTTTGTTCGTTTTCGGTTCGGCGCTCAGCTATTCTGTGTACCTGATCTGTTCCGGGGAGCTGATCAAGCGCGTCGGACCCACGCGGCTGGTGGCCTATGCCATGCTGGTGTCCTGCGTGGCCTGCATCGTGCAGTTCTTCGTGATCCATCCCGCCTCCGTGCTGGTCCAGCCGATGGGCGTGTACGGCTACTCGATCATCCACGCCACCCTGAACACGGTGGTGCCCGTCTTCATGCTGATGTGGGCGGTGGCGCTGATCGGCGCGCCGACCGCCTCGCTCCTGGGCATGCTGGGGCCGGTGTCGGTGTTGTTCCTGGCGTCGTGGTTCCTGCAAGAGCCCATCACGGTCTGGCAGATGGCCGGGACCGCGCTGGTACTGGCGGGTGTATTCGTATTGATGGGGGGCGGGGCCGCCAGGCCTTCGCCCGCCGCGCCCGGCGGCAACGCTGCTCCGCGTTGA
- a CDS encoding quinone oxidoreductase family protein, whose amino-acid sequence MASNLVKAIRIEQHGGPEVLKLVEVEVPPPAANEVTIDQHAAGLNFIDIYFRTGLYPHPLPHGLGFEGAGVVTAVGADVKHLKKGDRVAYGQSPIGAYAKARNVPANQVVKVPKGIGFDEAAAVMLKGLTVQYLFRQTYRLQGNETILFHAAAGGVGLIACQWARALGVKLIGTVSSPEKAELARANGAWETIDYSRENVAERVLALTGGKKVPVVYDGVGKDTWETSLDCIEPRGLMVSFGNASGPVAGVNLGILNQKGSLYVTRPSLGVHVNTLEKLQAASDELFDLVLKKKIKVRIDQRYGLEQAGEAQTALASRKTTGATVLMLD is encoded by the coding sequence ATGGCCAGCAATCTCGTCAAGGCAATCCGTATCGAGCAGCATGGCGGTCCCGAAGTCCTGAAACTGGTCGAAGTCGAAGTGCCGCCGCCGGCCGCCAATGAGGTCACCATCGACCAGCATGCGGCCGGGCTGAACTTCATCGATATCTATTTCCGCACGGGCTTGTATCCCCATCCGCTGCCGCATGGCCTGGGCTTCGAAGGCGCTGGCGTGGTCACCGCCGTGGGCGCCGACGTCAAGCACCTGAAAAAGGGCGACCGGGTGGCCTATGGCCAGAGCCCCATCGGCGCCTACGCCAAGGCCCGCAACGTGCCGGCCAACCAGGTCGTGAAGGTGCCCAAGGGCATCGGCTTCGACGAAGCGGCGGCGGTGATGCTCAAGGGCCTGACCGTGCAGTACCTGTTCCGCCAGACCTACCGCCTGCAAGGCAACGAGACCATCCTGTTCCACGCCGCCGCGGGCGGCGTCGGCCTGATCGCCTGCCAATGGGCGCGCGCCCTGGGCGTGAAGCTGATCGGCACCGTCTCCAGCCCCGAGAAGGCCGAGCTGGCGCGCGCCAACGGCGCCTGGGAAACCATCGACTACTCGCGCGAGAACGTCGCCGAGCGCGTGCTGGCCCTGACCGGCGGCAAGAAGGTGCCGGTGGTGTACGACGGCGTCGGCAAGGACACCTGGGAAACCTCGCTGGACTGCATCGAGCCGCGCGGCCTGATGGTCAGCTTCGGCAATGCGTCCGGTCCGGTGGCGGGCGTCAACCTGGGCATCCTGAACCAGAAGGGCAGCCTGTACGTGACGCGGCCGTCGCTGGGCGTGCACGTCAACACGCTGGAAAAGCTGCAGGCCGCCTCGGATGAGCTGTTCGACCTGGTCCTGAAGAAGAAGATCAAGGTGCGTATCGACCAGCGCTACGGCCTGGAACAGGCGGGCGAAGCGCAGACCGCGCTGGCCTCGCGCAAGACCACCGGCGCCACCGTGCTGATGCTGGATTGA